A region of Paramormyrops kingsleyae isolate MSU_618 chromosome 17, PKINGS_0.4, whole genome shotgun sequence DNA encodes the following proteins:
- the LOC111858057 gene encoding lysophosphatidic acid receptor 6 — translation MNFTLNTTNEVCGKNDDFKYGLYSIVFSTVFVLGLITNMAAMYIFFCSLKLRNETTTYMMNLVVSDLLFVFTLPLRVFYFINRAWPFGDVLCKISVALFYTNMYGSIFFLTCISMDRFLAIVYPLSSRSIRTKGKAKLVCLGVWVLVLACSLPTGFLLKNSSENNTINKSCLENFSSKQWKDDLSKIVVFIVTVGFLIPLLLNVLCSVMVLRTLCQPRTLTRGGQLNKTKILRMIVVHLLIFCVCFIPYNINLIFYALVRTKALDNCLAESVVRTIYPIALCLAVTNCCFDPIVYYFTSETFQNSIRRKSQLNRNYDNRFSETLQFEHSSFHNSLRALRSKVFHNESTV, via the coding sequence ATGAATTTTACTTTAAACACAACAAACGAAGTTTGTGGCAAAAATGATGACTTTAAGTATGGGCTATACAGCATTGTATTcagcacagtttttgtgctggggctGATCACTAACATGGCTGCCATGTATATCTTCTTCTGCTCGCTTAAGCTACGCAATGAAACCACAACATACATGATGAACCTAGTGGTATCTGATCTGCTTTTTGTTTTCACGCTGCCTTTACGCGTCTTCTACTTCATCAATCGGGCTTGGCCTTTCGGTGACGTGCTCTGCAAGATCTCCGTCGCGCTGTTCTACACCAACATGTACGGGAGCATCTTCTTCCTTACCTGTATTAGCATGGATCGCTTCCTGGCCATCGTTTACCCTTTGTCCTCAAGGTCAATTCGGACGAAGGGCAAGGCAAAGCTGGTCTGCCTCGGTGTGTGGGTGCTGGTTCTGGCATGTAGTCTTCCAACAGGATTTCTCCTAAAAAACAGCTCAGAAAACAACACCATAAACAAGTCTTGCTTGGAGAACTTTTCCTCCAAGCAGTGGAAGGACGATCTGTCCAAAATTGTGGTGTTCATCGTGACTGTGGGGTTCCTCATTCCACTGCTGCTGAACGTGCTCTGCTCAGTCATGGTTCTCCGGACACTCTGTCAGCCCAGGACCCTGACTCGGGGAGGTCAGCTGAACAAGACCAAAATCCTGCGGATGATTGTGGTTCACCTTCTCATTTTCTGCGTCTGTTTCATCCCCTACAACATCAACTTGATCTTCTACGCCTTAGTCCGAACCAAAGCCCTCGACAATTGCTTGGCTGAATCTGTCGTCAGGACAATTTACCCTATAGCCTTGTGCCTTGCGGTCACAAATTGTTGCTTTGACCCCATTGTGTATTATTTTACCTCTGAGACCTTTCAGAATTCCATCAGGCGCAAGTCGCAGCTAAACCGCAACTACGACAACAGGTTCTCTGAGACCCTGCAGTTTGAACATTCCAGCTTCCATAACAGCCTCAGGGCTCTCAGATCCAAAGTATTTCACAATGAATCCACAGTGTGA